From one Sphingobacteriales bacterium genomic stretch:
- a CDS encoding T9SS type A sorting domain-containing protein yields the protein MRPFFLSLFLTFIYAAVMAQDVTPPTAVCKNITVQLDTWGYAAIAGQDLDDGSTDDDVIVSYDASMTEFTCSELFDNPHTVVLTVTDASGNSSTCESAVTVEDNLAPANPNCLSFIADLLEDGTYYVNPFYLDGGSEEGCLADITSSKTDFTCDDIGDNYVTVTYIDMSGNTSTCEALIQVIDILPPNAVCQDITIELDQDGNASITAADIDGGTYDNCSFLLEASQTAFDVNNLGENVVTLNATDPSGNASPCDATVTVNPYPMSAVCQDISVALANGNVTISALDVDGGSFGYTDAEVSNSYFDCSTIGANEVTLTVSNGDATSSCTAIVTIEGSIPTATITSADIPTNCQGDFKILTAGSDDETSSFLWNSGEHTATINAVNGLYSVLATNQYGCTAEAFETVSFDKTVTTNAYTIVGIDAVTLKRNTVQNGGIAVSKTGAKAILDRSSVVMAQTTFVKAPVINVVGGSAVTNKITAAAVVTLPVILANPFGTSKKNVTVADNATVTLTDSIYGTISLGRNSIVTFTQPRIYAVQYTAKEGSTTDFPTCSEITVVKAVKFEKNTKTNLAQNKVTFYVKDKSGAVEFTFGPGAQFNGNAYTLTGEIVVQKATADAPTRLTGQFVGKTVNSDEHVTWNWNTNCLSCSEEPEAFAAITSSRLAAPVQEEVKSIEKSVEMAAYPNPFNDVATIRFTASGDGKAKLAIFNIAGQEVERLFEGNTESGNEYTFQFNGANQPSGTYFYRLETNDKVYVNKLMLSK from the coding sequence ATGAGACCCTTTTTTCTATCCTTATTTCTCACCTTCATCTATGCAGCCGTCATGGCGCAAGATGTTACACCCCCAACTGCAGTTTGTAAAAACATCACTGTTCAGTTAGATACCTGGGGGTATGCTGCCATTGCAGGACAAGACCTGGACGACGGTTCAACCGATGACGATGTCATAGTAAGTTATGATGCTTCGATGACAGAATTTACCTGCAGTGAATTATTCGATAATCCGCATACAGTGGTATTAACCGTTACGGATGCATCCGGAAATTCATCGACTTGTGAATCTGCCGTTACTGTTGAAGACAATCTGGCACCTGCCAACCCAAATTGCCTGAGCTTTATAGCTGATTTGCTGGAAGACGGCACCTATTATGTGAACCCATTTTATTTGGACGGAGGCTCTGAAGAAGGATGTCTGGCGGATATTACGTCCAGCAAAACAGATTTCACCTGTGATGATATCGGTGATAACTATGTTACTGTAACCTATATAGATATGAGTGGAAATACATCAACCTGTGAAGCATTGATTCAGGTGATAGATATACTGCCACCAAATGCGGTTTGCCAGGATATCACCATCGAACTTGACCAGGACGGGAATGCCTCTATTACTGCGGCAGATATTGATGGCGGTACTTATGACAACTGTTCATTTTTACTGGAAGCCTCACAAACAGCATTTGATGTAAATAATTTAGGGGAAAATGTTGTTACACTTAATGCAACTGACCCATCCGGAAATGCATCTCCCTGCGATGCAACGGTAACCGTAAATCCGTACCCCATGTCAGCGGTTTGTCAGGATATAAGTGTTGCTTTAGCCAATGGTAATGTAACCATATCAGCACTGGATGTTGACGGCGGTTCCTTTGGATATACGGATGCGGAAGTATCCAACTCCTATTTCGATTGCTCTACTATCGGTGCAAATGAAGTGACACTCACGGTATCTAACGGCGATGCGACATCATCTTGTACTGCAATCGTAACCATAGAAGGAAGCATTCCAACCGCAACAATAACAAGTGCAGATATTCCAACAAACTGTCAGGGAGATTTTAAAATACTGACGGCCGGTTCAGATGATGAAACCTCCTCTTTCTTATGGAACAGCGGGGAACATACGGCAACCATTAATGCTGTAAACGGTTTGTATTCCGTGCTGGCAACCAATCAATACGGCTGCACAGCCGAAGCATTTGAAACAGTATCCTTTGATAAGACCGTCACAACAAATGCCTATACCATTGTAGGTATCGATGCTGTTACTTTGAAGCGAAATACTGTTCAGAATGGCGGTATTGCCGTTTCTAAAACGGGTGCAAAAGCTATTTTGGACAGAAGCAGCGTTGTAATGGCTCAAACCACATTTGTAAAAGCCCCGGTAATTAATGTTGTCGGAGGAAGTGCCGTTACTAATAAAATAACCGCAGCTGCAGTCGTAACCTTACCGGTCATTTTAGCGAATCCATTCGGAACCAGTAAAAAAAATGTAACCGTAGCTGACAATGCGACCGTTACCCTGACAGATTCCATTTACGGTACCATTTCCCTGGGCCGGAATTCAATAGTAACCTTCACGCAGCCAAGAATCTATGCCGTGCAATATACCGCTAAAGAAGGATCGACAACCGATTTTCCGACATGTTCGGAGATTACCGTAGTTAAAGCTGTAAAGTTTGAAAAAAACACTAAAACAAACCTTGCTCAAAACAAGGTGACGTTTTATGTAAAAGATAAATCCGGTGCCGTTGAATTTACATTCGGTCCGGGTGCACAATTTAACGGTAACGCTTACACACTGACAGGAGAAATAGTTGTACAAAAGGCCACTGCTGATGCTCCGACGAGATTAACAGGTCAGTTTGTAGGAAAGACTGTAAATTCCGACGAACATGTGACCTGGAACTGGAATACCAACTGTTTATCCTGTTCAGAAGAACCTGAAGCGTTTGCCGCTATTACCAGTTCCCGATTAGCTGCACCTGTACAGGAAGAGGTAAAATCTATAGAGAAATCCGTTGAGATGGCAGCGTATCCTAACCCGTTTAATGATGTTGCAACTATCCGTTTCACAGCATCAGGCGATGGAAAAGCAAAACTGGCCATCTTTAACATTGCCGGACAGGAGGTAGAAAGATTATTTGAAGGAAATACAGAATCAGGCAATGAATATACCTTCCAGTTTAACGGAGCCAATCAACCGTCCGGAACTTACTTCTATCGCCTGGAAACCAATGATAAAGTATATGTTAACAAACTCATGTTGTCAAAATAA
- a CDS encoding DEAD/DEAH box helicase: MNYRYATPVQEQVIPIIQAGKDLIASAQTGTGKTAAFLLPIIHELITAEKHEDEINALVIVPTRELAVQIEQNLEAFSYFTPVSSIAVYGGGDGSSFETEKKALSHGVDFVICTPGRMISHLASGYVKTKGLKHLILDEADRMLDMGFFDDIMKIITYLPDNRQTLLFSATMPPKIRQLGLKILKNPEQINISISKPPEKIIQRAYIIYEPQKIPLIKMILKDKAYKKVVVFCSKKENVKKLSRELIRAGIHNEEIHSDLEQSQREQVLLNFRNNKTPILVATDILSRGIDIEDIDLVINYDVPHDGEDYVHRIGRTARAASEGKAITLVSEAEQKKLLQIEELLEYLVPKESVPVELGKAPEYAPQKREVRKFSQKKPFRKNGRNSHSKPKGNQ; encoded by the coding sequence ATGAACTATCGTTATGCCACACCTGTTCAGGAACAGGTGATTCCTATCATACAGGCAGGGAAAGACTTAATCGCTTCTGCACAAACCGGCACCGGCAAGACGGCTGCATTTCTGCTGCCCATCATTCATGAATTGATTACCGCGGAAAAACATGAAGACGAAATAAATGCATTGGTCATCGTTCCAACCCGTGAGTTGGCTGTTCAGATAGAACAAAACCTGGAAGCATTCTCTTACTTTACTCCTGTCAGCTCTATTGCTGTTTATGGCGGCGGCGACGGATCTTCATTTGAAACAGAAAAGAAAGCACTTTCCCATGGAGTAGATTTTGTCATCTGTACCCCGGGAAGAATGATCAGTCATCTGGCATCCGGATATGTGAAAACAAAAGGCCTGAAACACCTAATCTTGGATGAAGCTGACCGTATGCTCGACATGGGTTTCTTTGATGATATCATGAAGATCATCACCTATCTGCCGGATAATCGTCAGACACTTTTATTTTCAGCCACTATGCCGCCAAAAATAAGGCAACTGGGTTTAAAGATTTTGAAAAATCCGGAACAAATCAATATTTCCATTTCCAAACCTCCTGAAAAAATAATACAAAGGGCATACATCATCTATGAACCGCAGAAAATTCCGCTGATCAAAATGATTTTAAAAGATAAAGCTTACAAGAAAGTGGTCGTTTTTTGCTCCAAAAAGGAAAATGTAAAGAAGTTAAGCAGAGAACTAATCAGAGCGGGTATTCACAATGAAGAAATTCACTCTGACCTGGAGCAAAGTCAAAGAGAACAGGTATTATTGAATTTCAGAAATAACAAGACACCAATACTGGTCGCAACGGATATATTATCCAGAGGAATTGACATAGAAGACATAGACCTGGTCATCAATTATGATGTACCGCATGACGGGGAAGACTATGTTCACAGAATCGGCAGAACCGCCAGAGCCGCTTCAGAAGGTAAGGCCATAACACTGGTAAGTGAAGCTGAGCAAAAGAAATTGTTACAAATAGAAGAATTGCTGGAATACCTGGTTCCTAAGGAATCAGTTCCGGTTGAATTGGGAAAAGCTCCTGAATATGCTCCTCAAAAGAGAGAAGTCCGGAAATTTTCTCAAAAAAAGCCATTTAGAAAAAACGGACGCAACAGCCACTCGAAACCTAAAGGAAATCAATGA
- a CDS encoding transporter substrate-binding domain-containing protein, whose amino-acid sequence MNTTRNWILLTLFTILAFFAVRWLADYQIRKNTVTEPTVDVDISEIKERGVLRVIMEYNSISYFFYKGQRLGFEYELIRKFADALDVKLELVITKADEDPYNLLNEGKGDIIANGLLVSNKIKQQVALTNGYRNVEQVIVQRKPGRIISPVDSTVKHDTLIQSPSELSDKIVYVPENSAYYNQLKELSDTLGINIDVRILSDDRSIDEIMEAISNGEIDYTIANKDIALVNQSYFSNLDVNTTVSRQQQLHWAVRKNSTELLNELNIWLKNMSGEKAFAELYDKYFKENKNIASGYDEESGIQQGMISNFDAIIQRYARRINWDWRLIAAVIHQESKFNPYARSWCGAQGLMQLMPGTARQVGVYSSEVYVPEKNIQGGTDYLKQLEQIWNSIPDFTQRIKFILASYNAGPGHVADAARLAEKNGYPKDKWDGSVEYFMLYKSNPRFYNDPVVKYGYCRGQEPFNYVRNIVKKYFDYRNKINLTTATKVSKTFRLEQVENVSFDGIEGYYNPSQGLIARSARRELFLSHKLFNENTELVPKNTGRNPFDKSGKEIFVKRENSAAADTGKQLFRKRNQLFQTTRSNQLAPKQDYEFNKLKPRNR is encoded by the coding sequence TTGAACACTACCCGCAATTGGATATTGCTTACTCTTTTTACTATTCTCGCCTTTTTTGCAGTAAGATGGCTGGCCGATTATCAGATTCGTAAAAATACAGTTACAGAACCGACTGTTGATGTTGACATAAGCGAAATAAAGGAGCGTGGAGTACTGCGTGTCATTATGGAGTATAACTCGATCAGTTATTTTTTCTATAAGGGCCAGCGTTTAGGTTTTGAGTATGAATTGATCCGGAAATTTGCAGATGCCTTGGATGTTAAACTGGAATTGGTGATAACAAAGGCAGATGAAGACCCTTATAATTTACTGAATGAAGGGAAAGGCGATATCATAGCAAACGGATTACTGGTCAGCAACAAGATAAAACAGCAGGTGGCATTAACCAACGGATATAGAAATGTGGAACAGGTTATCGTGCAGCGAAAACCTGGAAGAATCATCAGCCCGGTTGACAGCACGGTTAAACATGACACACTGATACAGTCACCATCAGAGTTATCTGATAAGATTGTATATGTCCCTGAAAACTCGGCGTATTACAATCAGTTAAAAGAACTTTCCGATACGTTAGGAATCAACATTGATGTGCGTATTTTGAGTGATGACCGGAGCATAGACGAAATCATGGAAGCCATTTCTAACGGAGAAATCGATTATACGATTGCCAATAAGGATATTGCTCTGGTAAACCAGTCCTATTTTTCCAATCTTGATGTCAATACGACGGTCAGCAGGCAGCAGCAATTGCATTGGGCAGTACGGAAGAATTCAACTGAATTGTTGAATGAGCTGAATATATGGCTAAAAAATATGTCGGGAGAAAAAGCATTTGCTGAATTGTATGATAAATATTTCAAGGAAAATAAAAATATCGCCTCTGGATATGATGAAGAATCAGGCATACAGCAGGGAATGATTTCAAACTTCGATGCCATTATTCAGCGCTATGCCAGGAGAATAAACTGGGACTGGAGACTGATAGCGGCTGTCATACATCAGGAATCCAAATTTAACCCATATGCAAGGTCGTGGTGCGGTGCACAGGGCCTGATGCAGCTGATGCCCGGAACAGCCCGGCAGGTCGGTGTTTACAGCAGTGAGGTATATGTACCGGAAAAAAACATCCAAGGTGGAACAGATTACCTGAAGCAGTTAGAACAAATATGGAATTCGATTCCGGATTTTACGCAACGGATAAAATTCATCCTGGCCTCCTATAATGCCGGTCCGGGACACGTGGCAGATGCTGCCAGGCTGGCAGAAAAAAACGGATATCCTAAAGACAAATGGGATGGCTCTGTCGAATATTTTATGCTCTATAAGTCAAATCCCAGGTTTTACAATGATCCTGTGGTAAAGTATGGTTATTGCCGCGGACAGGAACCATTCAATTACGTCCGCAATATTGTTAAAAAATATTTTGACTACAGAAATAAGATCAATCTGACTACCGCCACTAAGGTTTCCAAAACCTTCAGACTGGAACAAGTGGAAAATGTATCATTTGACGGGATTGAAGGGTATTATAACCCTAGTCAGGGACTTATAGCCCGTTCTGCCAGAAGGGAGTTGTTTTTATCTCACAAATTATTCAATGAAAATACAGAACTGGTACCTAAAAACACTGGCAGAAATCCGTTTGATAAGTCCGGAAAAGAAATTTTTGTAAAAAGAGAGAATTCCGCCGCCGCTGACACCGGAAAACAACTCTTCCGGAAAAGGAATCAATTGTTTCAAACCACCCGATCGAATCAACTGGCACCAAAGCAGGATTATGAGTTCAACAAATTGAAACCCAGGAACAGGTAG
- a CDS encoding RDD family protein — protein MDEILDEKTYETRVVQYAPFSLRTAALLADILLFIMLSCGIYLLYSESPDYWTFVTINWWKIGLSVSLYFLYFEGSESQGTLGKQILQIRVLKENKLDINFTDAAKHYILSLLLFFGYFLLLTNDKYQTLADKLCHITIIRK, from the coding sequence ATGGATGAGATTTTAGATGAAAAAACCTACGAGACAAGAGTGGTGCAATATGCACCTTTTTCATTGCGGACTGCTGCACTCTTGGCAGATATCCTTCTCTTTATTATGCTGTCCTGTGGTATTTACCTGCTATACAGCGAATCGCCGGACTATTGGACTTTTGTTACAATCAACTGGTGGAAAATCGGACTGTCGGTTTCTTTGTATTTCCTGTATTTTGAAGGGAGTGAAAGCCAGGGTACATTAGGTAAACAAATTCTTCAGATCCGGGTTCTGAAAGAAAATAAACTGGATATAAATTTCACGGATGCCGCTAAACATTATATCCTTTCCCTTCTTTTATTTTTCGGCTATTTTCTTCTGCTCACGAATGACAAATACCAGACACTGGCAGATAAATTATGCCATATTACCATCATCAGAAAGTAA
- a CDS encoding PD40 domain-containing protein: MEQQSSIRILQNFSKVLTAVIFCLFTYPLFAQMDKADKLFADYKYAQAAELYKPIADKGNIRAIRKIAECYRKINDYENAEHYFALVVADKNAIPKSFLYYGQLLMTNEKYSEAKIWLKKYLALKPDSDTVVARTLLQSCEKSGTGILTERKIAYKNSKQLNSSGSDFCAVPYEDGLLFTSTRQGKINGTSGSGFQEVFIAKLLNDSVISIAPLKGTVNTKNYNSGPACVDTTKDIIYFTKNNFQYGDAITNKKGDVTLKIFSAKKSGDSWKDIKELELNDVEYSCAFPSINRSGDILFFTSDRGGGYGGKDIYYSTCQNGKWSKPKNAGKNINTPGDERYPFIHADGTLYFSSNGLPGYGGMDIFKCAPNKLGEFGKPENIGKPFNGATDDFGFFLDGNYEKGFFSSNRIGGEGSDDIYSFEYLDVPLELNLLCDGKPAEEIKVTVKKEDTLLSENSYSQRLFLLLDTNSNYTFEISKEGFAASTIAIKTTVKKPVYKSVNLQPLPSKQ; encoded by the coding sequence ATGGAGCAGCAATCTTCTATCCGCATATTACAAAACTTCAGCAAAGTATTAACGGCTGTTATCTTTTGTCTGTTTACCTATCCCCTTTTTGCCCAGATGGACAAAGCGGATAAGCTGTTTGCTGATTACAAATATGCGCAGGCTGCTGAATTATATAAGCCCATAGCCGACAAAGGCAATATACGCGCTATCCGGAAAATCGCTGAATGCTACCGTAAAATCAATGATTATGAAAATGCGGAACACTATTTCGCACTGGTTGTAGCGGACAAAAATGCCATCCCCAAATCTTTTCTGTATTACGGTCAGTTGCTGATGACCAATGAGAAATACAGTGAAGCTAAAATTTGGCTAAAAAAATATTTGGCACTGAAACCCGACAGCGATACGGTTGTAGCGCGGACATTATTACAATCCTGCGAAAAATCAGGTACGGGCATACTGACGGAACGGAAGATAGCCTATAAAAACAGTAAACAATTGAACTCCTCAGGATCGGATTTCTGTGCAGTTCCATACGAAGACGGCCTGCTTTTCACAAGCACCCGTCAGGGAAAAATCAACGGCACCTCCGGCAGCGGTTTTCAGGAAGTTTTTATTGCCAAACTCCTGAATGATTCGGTCATTTCCATTGCACCTTTAAAGGGTACCGTTAACACGAAAAATTACAACAGCGGGCCGGCCTGTGTGGACACCACAAAAGACATTATCTATTTCACCAAAAATAATTTCCAGTACGGCGATGCCATCACCAACAAAAAGGGCGATGTGACATTAAAGATATTTTCCGCTAAAAAAAGCGGCGATAGCTGGAAAGACATCAAAGAACTCGAACTGAATGATGTCGAATATTCCTGCGCCTTCCCGAGCATCAACCGTTCCGGTGACATCTTGTTTTTCACCTCCGACAGAGGCGGCGGTTATGGGGGAAAGGATATTTATTATTCCACCTGTCAGAACGGTAAATGGAGTAAGCCAAAAAATGCGGGAAAAAACATCAACACGCCCGGGGACGAACGCTATCCGTTCATACATGCTGACGGCACCCTGTACTTTTCATCGAACGGACTGCCGGGTTATGGCGGCATGGATATCTTTAAATGTGCACCCAATAAGCTGGGTGAGTTCGGAAAGCCGGAAAACATCGGAAAGCCATTCAACGGTGCTACCGACGACTTTGGATTTTTTCTGGACGGCAATTATGAAAAAGGCTTTTTCTCCTCTAACCGTATCGGAGGGGAAGGAAGTGATGATATTTACAGCTTCGAATACCTCGATGTGCCGCTCGAACTGAACTTATTGTGCGACGGTAAACCTGCAGAAGAAATCAAGGTAACGGTTAAAAAAGAGGATACGCTGCTTTCAGAAAACAGCTATTCCCAAAGACTATTTTTGCTGCTGGATACAAACTCAAACTATACGTTTGAAATTTCGAAAGAAGGCTTTGCTGCTTCAACCATTGCCATTAAGACGACTGTGAAAAAGCCGGTCTATAAGTCGGTGAATTTACAACCCCTTCCATCCAAACAGTAA
- a CDS encoding MBL fold metallo-hydrolase encodes MKLFTIDTGYFKLDGGAMFGVVPKTIWHKLNPPDENNMCTWAMRCLMVEDNNRLVLIDTGMGDFVDETYRSRYQPFGDDTLEKSLKRHGYAPTDITDVFLTHLHFDHCIGALKDDGSGKPTLRFPNATHWSSYIQWKSALNPNAREKASYLKEYLTTIFNSGKLKFTENEELAMENMEIEYVFGHTESMMLCHIYKKKQTISYCADLIPSHHHIRLPYIMAYDIRPMDTLKEKSIFLEKAYENDHILYFEHDKDIECCTLKRTEKGIEFDELLKLEDI; translated from the coding sequence ATGAAACTGTTTACGATTGATACCGGTTATTTTAAACTCGACGGAGGCGCGATGTTCGGCGTCGTACCGAAAACCATCTGGCATAAACTGAACCCACCCGATGAAAACAATATGTGCACCTGGGCCATGCGTTGCCTGATGGTGGAAGACAATAACCGGCTTGTACTCATCGATACCGGCATGGGTGATTTTGTGGACGAAACGTACCGCAGTCGGTACCAGCCGTTCGGCGATGACACACTTGAAAAATCACTGAAAAGACACGGCTATGCTCCTACGGATATCACCGATGTATTCCTGACACATCTTCATTTCGACCATTGCATCGGTGCATTGAAAGATGACGGCAGCGGTAAACCTACGCTCCGCTTCCCGAATGCCACGCACTGGTCGTCCTATATACAATGGAAATCCGCACTGAATCCGAATGCGCGTGAAAAAGCGTCTTACCTTAAAGAGTACCTGACCACCATCTTCAATTCCGGAAAACTGAAATTCACCGAAAATGAAGAACTGGCCATGGAAAACATGGAAATAGAATATGTCTTCGGACATACGGAGTCCATGATGCTATGCCATATCTACAAGAAAAAACAGACCATCTCCTACTGTGCGGATTTGATTCCATCCCACCATCATATACGGTTGCCCTATATTATGGCCTACGACATCCGCCCGATGGACACGTTAAAGGAAAAATCTATTTTTCTTGAAAAGGCTTACGAGAACGATCATATCCTATATTTCGAACACGATAAGGACATCGAGTGTTGCACACTCAAACGGACGGAGAAGGGCATAGAATTTGATGAGTTACTGAAACTGGAAGACATTTAA